The genome window GTCCTGTAAGACCGGAGAGGGCATCAGCCAATGGACGGACTGGCTGAAAAAAACCATAGCCGAGTTCAACGGCACGGCCGGATAAGGGATAGAAAATACGTCGAATTTAAAGGTGTCGGCGGGGGTTGTCAGTGCAGCCCCTACATTGTTTGCATTTTCAATAGGATACTTGTTGTTCCGGACAGAAATTTACCTTGACAAACGGCTTGAGTTCATCTTTAATGCGCGGTAATAATTATAGATTCTTGAGAATCCGACGCATCTTCGCCCAAAACCCGAATTAAGATCAGGGGCCTTGCATGGATCAAAACAGCAATAATGACCGCAATGAATTGGAATTCGGCATCCATCTGGACAATCTGAGCGAATCCGAAACAGAATCCGACCGCCCTGCTGAAGCCACGGAACCGGCTGAGGCGGCGATCAGCCATACCGAATCGACGGAGCCGCACACCGCAGACACAACCGGAGCCAAAGATGCCCCGGATGCCCCTTATGAGCCCCCGGAAAAGGGTGTGGAACAACTGTTTCCGGCAATCAAGGGGATTGAGCAGCAGCTTGAAAATCTGGCCGACGCCTTTGAGAGCAAAATCAAATATGACGAGCACAAGAACAAGGTCATTGATGACCTGCACCAATCCCTTCAGGATTATCGGAACGGGCTTCTTAAAAAATATTTGCAACGAATTTTTACCGATGTCATAAAAATCATTGATGATGCGCGGAAACTGATCGGTCACTATCGGGAGCAGCCCCTTTCCGAGGAAAACAATGCCAAACTGCTCCAGTATTTGGAAGATATGGCCCAGGAACTGGAAGATATGTTTGCCTGGGAAGGCGTGGAGGCGTTTACCACGGAAGGCGATACGCTTGAACCCACCCGCCAGCGCGTGGTGAATAAAATTGAAACCGATGATCCGTTAAAGGATAAAACGATCGCCCAGCGGCTTCGCCCGGGGTATGAATGGGACGGCAAGGTGATCCGCCCGGAGATTGTTTCAATCTATATCTGCAATCGTGAATCCACGGCTGATAATGCTGATAACAAGGAGATCTGATGGAGAAAAAAGGTAAACGCATTTTCGGAATCGACTTGGGCACCACCTATTCTTCCATTTCTTACGTGGATGAGTTCGGAAAGGCAGTGATCATTCCCAATGCCGAAAATGAACGGATTACGCCCTCGGTGGTATTTTTTGACGGGGATTCCGTTGTGGTCGGGGATGTGGCCAAGGAAAGCTCCAAACTATACCCCAATGAAGTGGTCAGCTTTGTCAAGCGGGCCATGGGCGAGCCGAATTTTGTATTTGAATACAATAATGAAGATTACCGGGCGGAAGAAATTTCCGCCTATATACTGAAAAAGCTGGCCCAGGATGCGGAGCAATATCTTGGCGAGAAAGTCACGGACGTGGTCATCACCTGTCCGGCCTATTTCGGCATTAATGAGCGGGAGGCCACCCGGAAAGCCGGCGAGATCGCCGGATTCAATGTCCGTCAGATTATCAACGAACCCACGGCCGCGGCCATCGCCTATGGCACGCTGGACACGCACGAAAGCCGCGTGGTGCTGGTCTATGACCTGGGCGGCGGCACATTTGACGTCACCATGATCGACATTCAAAAGGATTCGGTGGAGGTCGTCTGCACGGGCGGGGATCACAATCTGGGCGGCAAGGATTGGGATGATCGGATCGTCGCCTATATGGTGGAAAAGTACCAGGAAGAGACCCAGAGCCAGGAGGATATCCTGGAGGACCCGGACACCTGGCAGGACCTGCAGCTTTCGGCGGAAAAGGCCAAAAAGATATTAAGTCAGCGGAGCAAGACCCCGATTTCGGTCACCCACGGGGGCGAGCGGGTAAAAATCGTTCTGGAACGGGAAAAATTCGAGGAAGTCACTGCGGACCTTCTGGAGCGGACCATTGATTTTACCCGGGATATGCTAAGCGCCGCCCGGGATAAAGGCCATGAAAAATTTGACGAAATCATCCTGGTCGGCGGCTCCACCCGGATGCCCCAGATTCAGGAGCAGATCAAGCAGGCATTCGAGGTTACCCCGAAGGTGTTTGATCCGGATGAGGCGGTGGCCAAGGGGGCGGCCATTTATGGCTGGAAACTCAGCCTAAACGACGGCCTGATCCAGCGCCTGGCGGAAAAGACCCAGAAATCGGTGGAGGAATTTGCCAATCTCTCGGAAATGATTGAAACCAAGCAGGTCAAACCGGAGGACTTCAAGGCTGCGGCCCAGCAAGTGGCCGATGATACCGGCTACACGCTGCCCACCATTCAAAGCGCCATGCTAAAGGTCAAAAATGTGACCAGCAAAAGCTTCGGCGTGGTCGCGCATAACCCGAAGAACGAAGAAATCATATTCAATCTGGTATTGCGAAATACGGCCGTTCCCATAAGCCGCAAAAAGAACTTCTTTACAGCGGTGGAAAACCAGCAGACCGTTCTCATCCGGATCATGGAGAGCGAAACCAGCAGCGTGGAAATTCCGCTGGACCATGCGGTTGAAATCAAAACCGCGGTATTGAATCTCCCGCCCGAGCTGCCGGCGGATCTGCCGATTGAAATCACCTTCAGCTTAAACGAGGAAGGGCGCCTGCATATCACCGCCCTGGAAACCAGTGAAACCCGGCAGGTGGAGGTGGTGCTGGATACGGCCTCGGTCATTCAGGGTGAGGCTCTGGAAAAGGCCAAGGCCCGCTCCCAGAGCCTGGTGGTTCATTAACGCCGCCCGCCTGTCTTGCAGGCAGATTTAAAATTAAACCTAAACACTAGAAACATTTCATGGAACGTGAAAATTTTTATATCCTGTTAGACCTCTCCATCGAACCGCCGGAGACTGATCCTGAAGTTATCAAGCAGCGGATCAAAAAGAAACAGACGGAATGGAGCAAGCTGCGCAACCACCCCACCAAGGGACTCCAGGCCCAGAAAAACATCAGCCTGATCCCTGAGATGGAAAAAGTGATGCTGGACCCGCAGCTGCGGGCCGAAGAGCTGGAAGCCGCCAAACAGGTCATCAAGCAGGGAAAAGAAAGCAAATATCCGGAGATCGACCGGCACATCGACATCCTGATGGGCAAGGGCTTTCTCTCACAGGAAGAAGTGATCAAGCTGGCCACTGTGCATGGCCTGTCCCAAAACGAGATCCAGGACCGGATCAATGCCAAGAAACAGGAAAAATTCGGCCATATCGACCGGGCCATCAGCCTTCGCATGGATAAAGGCTATATCACCGAGGCGGAGATCGCCAAAATCGCCAAACGGCATTCCCTGAGCGAGGATGATCTCCGCCGCCGGGTCCGGTGCCCGATAAAAAAAGACGACAAGGAACAAAACGACGTCAAGCCGCGCCACATTGATAAATCCCTTGAGAAAACCATCAATGATAACCTGAAAATCCTGGGCAAATCCTCACTCTATGATTTTCTGGGGCTGCCGGAAAGCGCCGACCTTGAATCCCTGCACGCCCAGGCCAACCGGAAAAAGAAAGAACTGGCCAACATCAGCCGGAAAGATGCCACAGTGACCGCCAGCAACACCCTGGCCGGGCATTGCATGACCATTTTCAAATCCGATGAAAGCCGGAATGCCTACGACATTTCACTGGCCCGCTCCCGGCTGGCCGCGCTTGACTCGGACATCGATATTGCCGCCACCAACGGCAAAGTCCGGCCGGAATACTATGATGTGCTGGTCCAGAAAGCCATGGAGTTCGGCATGGACCAGCAGGAAGCCAACTCCTATATCCAAAGCTACTGCAGCCGCAAAGGCTATAAAATTGACAAGGCCCCGAATAAACGCAAAAAACAGCTGATTATCGGCGGGGCTGCGGCCGCGGCAATCATCGTGGCGATTGTCGCGGGACTGTTTTTTTCGCACATGCATCAGACACAGGTTGAGGAAACCGAATTTCAGTCAATGATGGCCAATGTCCGCCAGCAGCAGAATCCTGAGGAAAAACTGAAGCGGCTGGGTAATTATCTGGACGCCAATCCATCCAGTGAATACCTGGAAAGGGTTCGGCAGGAAATACAAAAGGTACAGGACCAGATCAAAAAACAACAATACGTTGCGGCCCTGGAAAAGGCGGAGCCGCACAAGGCCGCAGAAGAATATGAAAAAGCAACCGCGGTCTACGAGACATTTATTGAGCGCCATCCCAACAATCCCCACGTCAGTCAGGCCAAAAAACAAATCAGTAAAATGGAATCACTTGCCGAAGCGCGGGATTACGAGGCCTTGGAGTCCGTCATGGTCAACGGGGCGCCGGATGAGAAGATCGCCGCGGCCCGGGACTATATCGAGAAGCATCCGAACGGGACGCATAGGGAAGAAATCGAGCAGCTGATCGATGACATGAGCAGCGAATATTTCATATTCGTCAAAAACCGGCTGAATGAATGCGAAAAAGCGGAAAACTGGGAAACATGCATCCGGCTATGCGAAACCTATATTGAATTGTATGATAACAGCCACACGGATCAGCTCAAGCAGTTGCTGCCCAAATATGAAAAACGTCACAGGGATGAACAAATTCTTGCGAATCTAAAGGATAAGGCGGCACAAAAAGGGAATGATTTCAGCGCGGCCAGGCAGGTCTTTCTGGATTACTTAGAAGCCTATCCGGACACCACGGTAAAGGAAGACATTCGCCAGGAATTGGCCCGGCTTGACCAGCGCATCCGGGAAAAACACATAAACGATGCCAAGGAAAAAATCCGTTCCGATCTGAGCCAGGCCGATGACCGGTTTGTTGAAAAAACTGAAGGGGTCGTTCTGGATAAAGAAACCGGACTGATGTGGACCCTGGTGGATTCCGGCATTAGCCGGCCGGATCAGTGCCTTACCTATGACATGGCCCGGCAATACGTCAAAGACCTGTCAACCGGCGGATATTCGGACTGGCGGCTGCCCACGCCAAAAGAGCTGACCGAGATCTATAAAAAAGAGCCATTTTTCCCTTCCAATAAAAACAAATGGTACTGGAGTTCGGAGAATTACTCCCGCTATTCAGATGGATGGCATAAGATCGTTGACACGGTGACCGGCCAAAACAAAACGAATGGGGAGGTTGTTCGCCGGGATGCTGCTGAATGCGGAACCGTTCGAGCAGTCAGAGCCCCCGATTAACAGGAAAGCTGCCCGGATTAGGCTATCCGTTGCCTGATTCGCGGTTTACCGCCTGCCATAGAAGCTCGATCAAGGGTTGCAGAAAATCGATGGCCTGCCCTTCCCGGATCATCTTTAACTCCTCCATCTCATTGGCCGTATTGATTTTATCCGCCTCAACCCCGACTGTGGCCGCCAGCTCCTCCGCATCTATGGCGCTGCGATAGAGCCGGGTGAGCACCAGACGCACGTTGCTGGAGCGCGGCAGGGACAATTTGTCCAAGGCCTGCCGCAGGGTTTTGGCATCCACGGCTTCCAGCCGGCGCACCGCATCTTCAGGTTCAGGCGGCCCGGTTTCTTCGCTTTCCAGAAAATCCGTGAGATCGATCTGTGCTTCATCCGCCTGGGCTTCGGGCGTTTCTGCCTCAGCCGTCTCCTCTTCCTGAGGTTCAGCCGGCAATGTCTCTGGTTCATCCGGTTGAATTTCCGCATCCTCCTCAACCTCAACGGAAACCTCTGATACCTCATAGGCTTCCGGCTCAGCCGCCGCTTCAGCCGACCCTCCGATCAAAATGGTCTCCTGATAAGCCGGGGTTTCGGATAAATCTACATGCGCATAATAAACATACGCCTCACCCATATCCTTGGTCAGCTTGAACCGATTGACTACAGCGATCTGGCGGGTGCTGTCTGAGAGCATTCGATAAATTTTTTCAATTTTTTCGCTGCGGGCCGCTTCCTCACCGAGGGTCGTTCGAACACGCGCCCGGACATGTGAGGGATTGGATTTAAGCGTATACACATCCACGTCATGGCCGTTTTCCAACTTTATCCGAAAGCCGTTTTGAATGCCTTTTAAAATAAAGCCCTGGGCTCTTAGCGTCTCGATCAGGCTTCGCAGTTTGGGATCAATTTTCGGCTTCTTCATAAGCGAAACATCATCAACAGTGGGTTCAGACGGATGCCATGCGGATTTCGCCTGTTACTCAAAATCAATACCCGCCGGCCAGAGATAGTAAAAACCGGAGCGCCCCAATTTAGCAGATTGGGGAAGGCCCAGGTCAATTAAGGATTGCCCGCCCGCCTGAAAGCGGGTTTGCGTATTATAAATATTGTCATTGGGGTATTCGCTCCGGCGGTAGACCACGAGCTTTGCATCTTCCGGCAGACCCGCCATGGCCCGGGTTTTTTCGAATGCATCGTTCAAATAGCCGATTTCATCCACCAGCCCGATTTCAAGCGCCTCATCCGCCAGGAAAATCCGCGCGGTCTCAACTTCGGCCAGGGCCGAATCAGAGAAATCCCGATGCTTTTTAACCAAATCGACAAAACGGCTCCCCAAACTCTCAGCCAGTCCCTGAAAGATCTGCGCCTCTTCTTCAGAGGCCTCCCTGAAGGGAGAGCCCATATCCTTATGCGTACCCGAAGTATGGGTAATGACATCCACACCGATTTTCTCCATCAGGCCGTTTACTTTCGGCCGAAGGAAAATAACCCCCACCGAGCCCGTAATTGATGTGGGATGGGCCATGATCATATCCGCCGGAAGCGCCATGTAATAGCCGCCGGAAGCGGCCACGTTCATCAATACGACGGAAACGGCTTTGCCGGTTTTCTCCTTAAACGCCTGGATCTCATGATATAAGACATCACTGGCTGTCACCGAGCCGCCCGGGGAATCGATCTTAAAGAGCACCGCCTTGATCTCCGGATCTTCTGCCGCCATATTCAGTTGAGAGACGACCTCCTGGACCATGCTCGGTTCTGTCCGCAACAGGCCTTTATGCGAAAAGTCGGATATCATACCGTTTACCGGAATCAAAAGCACCTTTGTATCCGCCCGGCCCTGTAAAGTAAACTCTTTCAAAGGATCCGTGGCATCCGTGAAAAGCTTGACTTGCGGGGACATACAGCCTGCCGCGCAGACAAATAAAACCATTAAGATCAGAATTTTTTTCAAAATCACCTCCATACCCGCCTCCCCCGGCTGAAACAACGGCCCTTTTTAATGAATAAACCGGTTACACCCAAATTGCGTTTAGTTTTAATTTATACTACATTCAGAATAGTCATGTCCATATCCAAAATCGAATAGCGGAGCAAACCATGCGCCTGCTCTTTCTTGAGCCCTTTTACGGGGGCTCGCATCGGGACTTTGCCGATAGCTTTATAAAACACACCAAGCATGATGCGGATCTGTATGCCCTGCCCGCCCGTTTCTGGAAATGGCGGATGCGGGGGGCCGCCCTGCACTTTATTCGTCAAATAAAAGAAATTTCCGCCTATGACGCCCTTATCTGCTCAGACTTAATGGCTCTGACTGACTTTAAAGCCCTTTGCCCCGGCAAATGCCCGCCGGTAATGGTCTATTTTCACGAAAATCAGTTAACTTATCCGGTTCAGCCGGGAGAAGTCCGGGATGCGCATTTCGGATTTACGGATATAACCACGGCCCTTGCGGCTGACCGCGTGGTTTTTAATTCAAACACGCATTTTAATGATTTTTTTGATCATCTG of Desulfobacterales bacterium contains these proteins:
- the grpE gene encoding nucleotide exchange factor GrpE, which encodes MDQNSNNDRNELEFGIHLDNLSESETESDRPAEATEPAEAAISHTESTEPHTADTTGAKDAPDAPYEPPEKGVEQLFPAIKGIEQQLENLADAFESKIKYDEHKNKVIDDLHQSLQDYRNGLLKKYLQRIFTDVIKIIDDARKLIGHYREQPLSEENNAKLLQYLEDMAQELEDMFAWEGVEAFTTEGDTLEPTRQRVVNKIETDDPLKDKTIAQRLRPGYEWDGKVIRPEIVSIYICNRESTADNADNKEI
- a CDS encoding Hsp70 family protein — its product is MEKKGKRIFGIDLGTTYSSISYVDEFGKAVIIPNAENERITPSVVFFDGDSVVVGDVAKESSKLYPNEVVSFVKRAMGEPNFVFEYNNEDYRAEEISAYILKKLAQDAEQYLGEKVTDVVITCPAYFGINEREATRKAGEIAGFNVRQIINEPTAAAIAYGTLDTHESRVVLVYDLGGGTFDVTMIDIQKDSVEVVCTGGDHNLGGKDWDDRIVAYMVEKYQEETQSQEDILEDPDTWQDLQLSAEKAKKILSQRSKTPISVTHGGERVKIVLEREKFEEVTADLLERTIDFTRDMLSAARDKGHEKFDEIILVGGSTRMPQIQEQIKQAFEVTPKVFDPDEAVAKGAAIYGWKLSLNDGLIQRLAEKTQKSVEEFANLSEMIETKQVKPEDFKAAAQQVADDTGYTLPTIQSAMLKVKNVTSKSFGVVAHNPKNEEIIFNLVLRNTAVPISRKKNFFTAVENQQTVLIRIMESETSSVEIPLDHAVEIKTAVLNLPPELPADLPIEITFSLNEEGRLHITALETSETRQVEVVLDTASVIQGEALEKAKARSQSLVVH
- a CDS encoding DUF1566 domain-containing protein translates to MERENFYILLDLSIEPPETDPEVIKQRIKKKQTEWSKLRNHPTKGLQAQKNISLIPEMEKVMLDPQLRAEELEAAKQVIKQGKESKYPEIDRHIDILMGKGFLSQEEVIKLATVHGLSQNEIQDRINAKKQEKFGHIDRAISLRMDKGYITEAEIAKIAKRHSLSEDDLRRRVRCPIKKDDKEQNDVKPRHIDKSLEKTINDNLKILGKSSLYDFLGLPESADLESLHAQANRKKKELANISRKDATVTASNTLAGHCMTIFKSDESRNAYDISLARSRLAALDSDIDIAATNGKVRPEYYDVLVQKAMEFGMDQQEANSYIQSYCSRKGYKIDKAPNKRKKQLIIGGAAAAAIIVAIVAGLFFSHMHQTQVEETEFQSMMANVRQQQNPEEKLKRLGNYLDANPSSEYLERVRQEIQKVQDQIKKQQYVAALEKAEPHKAAEEYEKATAVYETFIERHPNNPHVSQAKKQISKMESLAEARDYEALESVMVNGAPDEKIAAARDYIEKHPNGTHREEIEQLIDDMSSEYFIFVKNRLNECEKAENWETCIRLCETYIELYDNSHTDQLKQLLPKYEKRHRDEQILANLKDKAAQKGNDFSAARQVFLDYLEAYPDTTVKEDIRQELARLDQRIREKHINDAKEKIRSDLSQADDRFVEKTEGVVLDKETGLMWTLVDSGISRPDQCLTYDMARQYVKDLSTGGYSDWRLPTPKELTEIYKKEPFFPSNKNKWYWSSENYSRYSDGWHKIVDTVTGQNKTNGEVVRRDAAECGTVRAVRAPD
- the sppA gene encoding signal peptide peptidase SppA, coding for MEVILKKILILMVLFVCAAGCMSPQVKLFTDATDPLKEFTLQGRADTKVLLIPVNGMISDFSHKGLLRTEPSMVQEVVSQLNMAAEDPEIKAVLFKIDSPGGSVTASDVLYHEIQAFKEKTGKAVSVVLMNVAASGGYYMALPADMIMAHPTSITGSVGVIFLRPKVNGLMEKIGVDVITHTSGTHKDMGSPFREASEEEAQIFQGLAESLGSRFVDLVKKHRDFSDSALAEVETARIFLADEALEIGLVDEIGYLNDAFEKTRAMAGLPEDAKLVVYRRSEYPNDNIYNTQTRFQAGGQSLIDLGLPQSAKLGRSGFYYLWPAGIDFE